The Streptomyces cynarae genome contains a region encoding:
- the glmU gene encoding bifunctional UDP-N-acetylglucosamine diphosphorylase/glucosamine-1-phosphate N-acetyltransferase GlmU yields MSANRPAAVVVLAAGEGTRMKSATPKVLHEICGRSLVGHVLASARELKPENLVVVVGHAREQVSAHLAEIDPDVRTAVQAEQNGTGHAVRMALEELGGSVEGTVVVVCGDTPLLTGETLRRLAATHGEDGNAVTVLTAEVPDATGYGRIVRDDSGAVTAIVEHKDASDVQRAIREINSGVFAFDGRLLAEALKQVRTDNSQGEEYLTDVLGILRGAGHRVGACVAADHREIAGINNRVQLSEARRILNDRLLTAAMLSGVTVVDPATTWVDVTVTFGQDAVVHPGTQLLGSTHVGEGAEVGPNARLKDTEVGAGARVDNTVSVGAVVGPQASVGPYAYLRPGTRLGLKSKVGTYVETKNASIGEGTKIPHLSYVGDATIGEYTNIGAASVFVNYDGQDKHHTTVGSHCRTGSDNMFVAPVTVGDGAYTAAGSVITKDVPPGSLAVARGQQRNIEGWVARKRPGSAAAKAAEAASRESDGEG; encoded by the coding sequence GTGAGCGCCAACCGCCCGGCCGCCGTCGTTGTTCTTGCAGCGGGTGAGGGCACCCGTATGAAGTCGGCCACACCCAAGGTTCTGCACGAGATCTGCGGTCGTTCCCTCGTCGGGCATGTTCTCGCCTCCGCGCGCGAGTTGAAGCCCGAGAATCTCGTCGTCGTCGTGGGCCATGCCCGTGAGCAGGTCTCGGCGCACCTGGCCGAGATCGACCCTGATGTTCGTACGGCCGTGCAGGCCGAGCAGAACGGCACGGGGCATGCCGTGCGGATGGCTCTGGAGGAGCTGGGCGGGTCCGTCGAGGGGACCGTGGTGGTCGTGTGCGGTGACACTCCGCTGCTGACCGGTGAGACGCTGCGGCGGCTCGCGGCGACCCACGGTGAGGACGGGAACGCCGTCACGGTGCTGACGGCCGAGGTCCCGGATGCGACGGGCTACGGCCGGATCGTGCGGGACGACTCGGGTGCCGTCACCGCGATCGTCGAGCACAAGGACGCGAGTGACGTCCAGCGGGCGATTCGTGAGATCAACTCGGGTGTTTTCGCTTTCGACGGCCGGTTGCTGGCGGAGGCGCTGAAGCAGGTCCGGACGGACAACAGTCAGGGTGAGGAGTACCTGACGGATGTGCTGGGGATTCTGCGGGGGGCCGGGCATCGGGTGGGGGCGTGTGTTGCCGCCGATCACCGTGAGATCGCCGGCATCAACAACCGGGTGCAGTTGTCCGAGGCGCGTCGGATCCTCAATGACCGGTTGCTGACGGCTGCGATGTTGTCGGGTGTGACTGTGGTGGATCCGGCGACGACGTGGGTCGATGTCACTGTGACGTTCGGGCAGGACGCTGTCGTCCACCCGGGTACGCAGCTTCTGGGTTCGACCCATGTCGGTGAGGGTGCCGAGGTGGGTCCGAATGCGCGGTTGAAGGACACGGAGGTCGGTGCTGGGGCCCGGGTCGACAACACGGTGTCCGTCGGTGCGGTGGTCGGGCCGCAGGCTTCCGTGGGTCCGTACGCGTATCTCCGTCCCGGTACCCGTCTCGGTCTGAAGTCCAAGGTCGGTACGTACGTCGAGACGAAGAACGCCTCGATCGGTGAGGGTACAAAGATTCCGCATCTGTCGTACGTGGGTGATGCGACGATCGGTGAGTACACGAACATCGGTGCCGCGAGTGTCTTTGTGAACTATGACGGACAGGACAAGCACCACACCACGGTGGGGTCCCATTGCCGTACCGGTTCGGACAACATGTTTGTGGCTCCTGTCACGGTCGGGGACGGCGCGTACACCGCGGCCGGTTCTGTGATCACGAAGGATGTGCCGCCCGGTTCGTTGGCTGTGGCCCGTGGTCAGCAGCGGAATATCGAGGGTTGGGTGGCTCGTAAGCGTCCGGGGAGTGCGGCTGCGAAGGCGGCTGAGGCGGCTTCCCGGGAGTCGGATGGCGAGGGCTGA